TCTCCTATAAGAAGTCGTCATAAGATCTCATAGCTGATAAATCATTACGTCTTGTAAGTATGATGTTTAACTCAGTTTGGTTCGTCTGCCAGTAAATTTCAGACGTAAATTAGTATTAGTTGTCACtggatatttattaattgatgataatgatgattacaaaacctttgaaatgattataatttataatcattaGAACATACTTTAATGTTGTTTTAATAACCTACATGAAACTTGTACAAAAGTGCTAAggttttcaattattaatttttataaagaataattaaGTACTTTGACACAAAGCTACTATAGTTTTACTTTTTTGTGGTTTTGTTAAAGTTGTGATGTAAatagtaagaaaaataaaaaggatttgtgtacattttcgtttttttttaattatttcaataaagtcgTACATTGGCATAACATGCATTTACCGTCCCAGTTTTAAAACTGAGCGTGAGTTTCAAAATTCGGTGGCTTGAAAGGACGTACATTCAATTAACAAGCAAAAACTGCCAAATATtttcaagtacctacctattttgaAACCTGATTTTTTTACATAGGTACACACAGGTAAGTATATTTtggctttaaaaaatataaatgtagaaCCGGAAGTGGTTTCTCGAATAATTTTGCATTTTCGGTAATATAAAcgtgttttcaaaaaaatattgttatttaattattcagtgTTGATAAGAGagaatttaaattcattttacttaaatgtaaaatgatatttttactaTCCATCAATAAAGCAATAAGATTTTACTCACTTCGCGACGATTTTACCTTTGTCTACTTCTGTCGTCCATGGTATGTGCGTATGGTTATACTTTATGGTTTGGTATTCCCCATTTTAACTCAAAATAGCTTAACAAAGACCAAAGTTATAGTTGTTATAAAactacaataaacaattattagtaGGATTACTTTAAATTCAGACGCCAAAGGAcgcgttttattttaacttaggATATTCTTCCCATATTCCTAGTAGGCACTAGTAAAACATAGGAATAAATTGGAACGAAGAAAAAGTTTGAAAGACTTAATCAAATACTTTTGCAGCGGATACATACCTACGTTTATGTTACGTTTACAttacattaatttaagttaatcATCTTTAAAAGTTTCACCAAGCATTTTTATAAGATCCTGTTGTGGTGAGCTGGGTAAATTGGCTGTGTAAGTAAGAtccatattatttttgttttttatgtgggCTGTTATATTCGTTTGTCCAATATTCTTATCTAAATTAATAgtcttattttttatcttctcaTTTCCTAAGTCTATAGGAAGCTGAAGCTTGACATAATTCGGTTTACACGATCCTACTTTTTCCACTGATCCCAAGAGATAGCTTATTTCGCTCGTTTCAATACAGCTGCTTTCGTATTCCTCAGATTTCTTTGAatcatatttgtaaatattttcccCTAAATTCATAAGGACAGCCGTATTAAGCGTTGAAGGCATACTAAAAGTGCCGTCTTTCTTTTGTAAACCTAATCTAAGAAGCACTGAAATTTTTGTGTGGTATTCTGAAAACCAGAGTATTAACGTATTGCACAAAccattgtaatcatcatcagtAAATGTATTAGAAAGAGATTCAAATTTTCTCAGAGCATCTTCGAAAATGCACGTAGCGAAGTATTGCGGCATAAGTTTATTTACGCTTCGCAAATGTCGCCGACTAAtgtcaaatatattttgatttatagcTACAGAGAGCTGCCATTTGAATATCATCGTCATGAGATCCCATAATTTGCTCATGGAGTAGTCATCCAGTTTCATAATGGATGATGCAGAAATATCTTGAAGCAGTTGTTTAATGACGGCATGAGTAGCGACCGGTTGAGGTATAAATAGCTCTTCCATTAGTTTGGGATGTAGCAGAACAGTCACAATATCTGTAAGTactgaaaataaacaaaatttgtctaattgttttgaaaaagtaaaaaaaagctgGTACCACAGTTTTATTATGAAGCAAATTACCTCTTTCAGCCTTATCCAAAGGTATGTGCTGCGTTTTTAACCTCTGATCTATAACATAGATCATTTCACAACCTAAATTCACAACAATAAACGGTGTAGCAAAGTGAGACATTTCTTCACACTGAAAGCTGAGCTTTGACTAAATCAATACTGGTTCActtataaagaaaacaaaatgatTATTGATAGCTGCTATGAAGCAATTGTTGCAAAGTTAACAGCACAGGGAAGAATAAAGGAAATCTCACTGCAATTGCGGTTAATGGATACAAATGATAAAAGagttctttttgtttataagattTTTGAGGATTTAAATGCCTTCCCAAAAGTGCTAGATGTTCACAAAAATGATAACCTTTCCTCACACTACCGTAACCTAGGTAACACTTGCTTTCAAGAGTATAAACACCATAAAGCTTGGcagtattataatttatcactTCTAAATGCAACTTTGAAGTCTGAAAACTACTGTTTAGCATTGTCTAATAGGTCAGCAGTTTTTTATGAATTGGAAAAATTTCATGAATGTTTGcaagatattgaaagtatattgcTATTAGAAtatcctaaaaaaatattggagaAGCTTATGAAAAGGAAAGAAATGTGTGAGGAGGTGCTAAAAACAAAAGCTGTTGATGTTGAATTACATGAAAAGCTTGAAATAGAATGTGTAAAAGATTCCAGATATTTGGCTGCAAGTGATAAATTAGAAGTGCTTTACACAAATGAGATGGGAAGACATGTAATTGCGAAAAAGGATATAAAAGTGGGTGAGGTGTTGGCCCAAGAAGATCCttatttcagtttattattaaaatcacaaCTTCTTTGTAGTTGTAGCTACTGTCTGTCTCGAAGTTTAAATCTTATACCTTGTGACAGCTGCTGTTTAGCTCTCTATTGTAGTGTTGAATGTAAGAATAAAGCTTGGCAAGAATATCACTCAGTTGAATGCCCCTTAATGGTAACGTTAATGAAGATGGACTTTACAAAATTAGAATTACTTGCCCTAAGAACTGTTATCAGAGCTCGTCATGATCACAACAATTGGAACGATCTGTTAAAAACTATAGAAGCAGCTGATGCCAATTACAATACAGAATTCCGTGGAC
The sequence above is a segment of the Pararge aegeria chromosome 17, ilParAegt1.1, whole genome shotgun sequence genome. Coding sequences within it:
- the LOC120631084 gene encoding protein OSCP1, with amino-acid sequence MSHFATPFIVVNLGCEMIYVIDQRLKTQHIPLDKAERVLTDIVTVLLHPKLMEELFIPQPVATHAVIKQLLQDISASSIMKLDDYSMSKLWDLMTMIFKWQLSVAINQNIFDISRRHLRSVNKLMPQYFATCIFEDALRKFESLSNTFTDDDYNGLCNTLILWFSEYHTKISVLLRLGLQKKDGTFSMPSTLNTAVLMNLGENIYKYDSKKSEEYESSCIETSEISYLLGSVEKVGSCKPNYVKLQLPIDLGNEKIKNKTINLDKNIGQTNITAHIKNKNNMDLTYTANLPSSPQQDLIKMLGETFKDD
- the LOC120631083 gene encoding SET and MYND domain-containing protein 4; amino-acid sequence: MIIDSCYEAIVAKLTAQGRIKEISLQLRLMDTNDKRVLFVYKIFEDLNAFPKVLDVHKNDNLSSHYRNLGNTCFQEYKHHKAWQYYNLSLLNATLKSENYCLALSNRSAVFYELEKFHECLQDIESILLLEYPKKILEKLMKRKEMCEEVLKTKAVDVELHEKLEIECVKDSRYLAASDKLEVLYTNEMGRHVIAKKDIKVGEVLAQEDPYFSLLLKSQLLCSCSYCLSRSLNLIPCDSCCLALYCSVECKNKAWQEYHSVECPLMVTLMKMDFTKLELLALRTVIRARHDHNNWNDLLKTIEAADANYNTEFRGHVKINDKWIYDSKYYASIHTLATNIDKRSISDIFQKALTAAVFLRFLEQNTMFLNVDSDEDKENIRSVVAGLLLLHIMTSPTNMHGIGTNVQGKNGEYVEEASLASAPYAFFSLLNHSCAPNVVRFNKLGSATMTLFALRPIKKGMQIFDNYGSHHGLEGRVARQESLKFQYKFTCMCEACVNNWPTYFTLASSQFTIAPPNISKAKNKILTLETIRNLKKGDVKTAGQVYKKLCIMGEMLEPYAPCMDLCDVQESIKQCLCIFEGLPNYGGTQLIEWKEMVPEGNIFCKVNNSVKDTFKAMVLH